The following proteins are co-located in the Streptomyces sp. NBC_01198 genome:
- a CDS encoding phosphotransferase family protein, producing the protein MAVHTLADATVDELLARAGIETARVAERTAMAGGSYNALHGVTLTDGSRLVLKVPPPPGTARLRYEAELLCGEALFYESAAAAGVPAPRVVHAEWAEDAGAAPFLLMTHVPGVPWVDVAGSMAVGERDRLREELGSLLGALHAVRGPGFGYPAQRVAPLADRWAPAFAAMTGAVLDDAAAFGSWLPRPAGAIRSALAAGAGALAEVTEPALVHFDLWAGNVLLDGAPGARTISGLIDGERMLWGDPLADFASMTLLLGAAESDPAFLAGYGAAGGRTAFDAAARVRIALYRSYLYLIMLVEVVPRATEGEHLAWVRDVIGPRLTAALDAVLAGG; encoded by the coding sequence ATGGCGGTGCACACGCTGGCCGACGCGACGGTGGACGAACTGCTGGCGCGGGCGGGGATCGAGACGGCGCGGGTCGCGGAACGGACGGCGATGGCCGGCGGGTCGTACAACGCCCTGCACGGCGTCACGCTCACCGACGGCAGCCGGCTGGTGCTGAAGGTCCCGCCGCCGCCCGGCACCGCGCGGCTGCGCTACGAGGCGGAACTGCTGTGCGGCGAGGCGCTGTTCTACGAGTCCGCCGCCGCGGCGGGGGTGCCGGCGCCGCGGGTGGTGCACGCCGAGTGGGCCGAGGACGCGGGCGCCGCGCCCTTCCTGCTGATGACGCACGTGCCGGGGGTGCCGTGGGTCGACGTCGCCGGGTCGATGGCGGTCGGCGAACGCGACCGGCTGCGGGAGGAGTTGGGCTCCCTGCTGGGAGCGCTGCACGCCGTGCGCGGGCCGGGCTTCGGCTATCCGGCGCAGCGGGTGGCGCCGCTCGCCGACCGGTGGGCGCCGGCCTTCGCGGCGATGACCGGCGCGGTGCTCGACGACGCCGCGGCCTTCGGGTCCTGGCTGCCGCGGCCGGCCGGCGCGATACGGTCCGCCCTGGCGGCCGGGGCCGGGGCGCTCGCGGAGGTGACCGAGCCGGCGCTGGTCCACTTCGACCTGTGGGCCGGGAACGTGCTGCTGGACGGTGCGCCGGGGGCGCGGACGATCAGCGGGCTCATCGACGGCGAGCGGATGCTCTGGGGGGACCCGCTCGCGGACTTCGCGTCGATGACGCTGCTGCTCGGTGCGGCGGAGTCCGATCCGGCCTTCCTGGCCGGCTACGGCGCGGCGGGCGGGCGTACCGCCTTCGACGCGGCCGCCCGGGTCCGTATCGCCCTCTACCGCAGCTATCTGTATCTGATCATGCTGGTCGAGGTCGTCCCGCGGGCCACCGAGGGCGAGCACCTGGCGTGGGTGCGGGACGTGATCGGGCCGCGGCTGACCGCGGCCCTCGACGCTGTTCTCGCGGGTGGCTGA